From the Priestia koreensis genome, one window contains:
- a CDS encoding TetR/AcrR family transcriptional regulator, which produces MTKKTDLRVRRTRKAIRDSFLLLIDSKGFNAITIQDIADEAMINRATFYLHYCDKYELLATLSDEVLTDLITSFNPSQHIKDRKVQMSHIHEHIVSGFGSVQRHEDFYKVMLGKNGIYDFNIKMYEAIRQKFIHEYDLMNLRDEDFHIPKDLLTHFVASAFRGVLTWWIQSEQRQTPEELAKQLAKIITTGPLQAAGFVFEDHS; this is translated from the coding sequence ATGACTAAAAAGACCGATCTTCGCGTACGCCGAACACGAAAGGCCATTCGAGACAGCTTTCTCTTACTCATTGACAGTAAAGGATTTAATGCCATTACCATTCAGGACATCGCTGACGAAGCGATGATTAATCGCGCGACCTTCTATTTGCATTACTGTGATAAATACGAACTGTTAGCAACACTTAGCGATGAAGTCCTTACTGACCTAATCACAAGCTTTAATCCCTCTCAGCACATTAAAGACCGAAAAGTTCAAATGAGCCATATTCACGAGCACATTGTGAGTGGATTTGGAAGCGTTCAACGCCATGAGGATTTTTACAAAGTTATGCTTGGGAAAAACGGCATTTACGACTTTAACATTAAAATGTATGAAGCGATTAGACAAAAATTCATTCACGAATACGACTTGATGAACCTAAGGGATGAGGATTTTCATATTCCTAAGGACTTATTAACCCATTTCGTCGCCTCCGCATTTAGAGGGGTGCTAACATGGTGGATTCAGAGTGAACAGCGCCAAACACCAGAGGAGTTAGCCAAACAGTTGGCTAAAATTATTACAACAGGTCCGTTACAGGCGGCTGGATTTGTGTTTGAAGATCACAGCTAA
- a CDS encoding MBL fold metallo-hydrolase produces the protein MKIKKYESVYQLTELPHLFPVNCYLVEERDEVTLIDAALPFSAKGIIKEIENIQKPLTRILLTHAHDDHVGALDAIKTAFPHAKVIISQRDARLMKGDRSLDAHEPQLPIKGGVPKSLTTVPDQTITHGDMIGSLQAIATPGHTPGHMAYLDTRSGALIAGDAFQIRGGMAVSGTLKWRFPFPTFGTWSKELALESAKTLSDLKPSLLAVGHGNWLVNPSSSMQKAIREAEKGGIQYAPRS, from the coding sequence ATGAAAATAAAAAAATATGAGTCTGTTTATCAACTAACTGAGCTTCCCCACCTGTTCCCTGTCAACTGCTACCTTGTTGAAGAAAGGGATGAAGTAACGTTAATTGATGCCGCTCTTCCCTTTAGTGCAAAAGGAATTATAAAAGAAATTGAGAACATCCAAAAGCCACTTACACGCATTTTGCTTACACACGCACACGATGACCACGTCGGAGCACTTGATGCCATTAAAACTGCTTTTCCTCATGCAAAGGTCATCATTTCGCAACGCGATGCTCGTCTCATGAAAGGAGATCGATCACTAGATGCGCATGAGCCTCAGCTTCCCATCAAAGGCGGTGTTCCTAAATCCTTAACTACGGTTCCTGATCAAACCATCACGCACGGTGATATGATCGGTTCCTTGCAAGCTATCGCCACACCTGGTCATACGCCTGGGCATATGGCTTATCTTGATACACGAAGCGGGGCCCTCATTGCAGGTGATGCTTTTCAAATACGTGGCGGAATGGCAGTTTCTGGCACATTAAAATGGCGCTTTCCCTTCCCTACGTTTGGCACTTGGAGTAAAGAGCTTGCGCTAGAAAGCGCTAAAACGCTGTCTGATTTGAAGCCATCCCTACTTGCTGTTGGACATGGGAATTGGCTTGTAAACCCTAGTTCTTCTATGCAAAAAGCCATCCGTGAAGCAGAAAAAGGAGGTATCCAGTATGCGCCAAGGTCTTGA
- a CDS encoding Dps family protein produces MNTQHLLNQQIANWSLLNTKLHRFHWYVKGPHFFTLHEKFEAFYNEAGTIIDDLAERLLSIGGQPIATMKEHLEQATLSETNHEQTAEDMVRTLVDDYSLIIEEAKQLIEVAGNEDDEATADFFVGMVKDLQQRTWMLNAFLGA; encoded by the coding sequence TTGAATACACAACACTTATTAAACCAACAAATCGCAAACTGGAGTCTTTTAAATACAAAATTGCACCGTTTCCATTGGTATGTGAAAGGTCCTCACTTTTTCACGCTACATGAGAAATTTGAAGCGTTTTATAATGAAGCAGGCACAATTATTGATGATCTTGCCGAACGCCTACTCAGTATCGGTGGACAGCCGATTGCAACGATGAAAGAGCACCTTGAGCAAGCGACGCTTTCTGAAACAAATCATGAACAAACAGCAGAAGACATGGTACGTACGCTAGTCGACGATTATTCATTGATTATTGAGGAAGCAAAACAGCTCATTGAAGTGGCAGGGAATGAAGATGATGAAGCAACAGCTGACTTTTTCGTTGGCATGGTAAAAGACTTACAACAACGTACTTGGATGCTAAATGCTTTTTTAGGGGCTTAA
- a CDS encoding TetR/AcrR family transcriptional regulator, with the protein MRQGLDQTAVVKTAALLAERDGYESVTLASVAKELGIKTPSLYNHVKGLKGLRKDLACYAIEQLAHKLTLSAVGRSGDEAILSVGFSYIQFVRDHPGLYEATFRAPDLSDPDIMRKGDQIVQLLIVILNYYPLADTDRIHAVRALRSLVHGFAMIEMNRGFNLSVDNEETIQFMLKTFINGLPKQL; encoded by the coding sequence ATGCGCCAAGGTCTTGATCAAACGGCCGTTGTCAAAACGGCTGCACTCCTAGCAGAGCGTGATGGCTATGAGAGCGTCACGTTAGCTTCTGTAGCGAAGGAGCTCGGAATTAAAACCCCTTCCTTATACAATCATGTAAAAGGATTAAAAGGGCTGCGTAAAGACCTTGCCTGCTACGCCATTGAACAGCTCGCTCACAAGCTAACCCTATCAGCAGTGGGACGTTCGGGAGACGAGGCGATTCTTTCAGTCGGATTTTCTTACATTCAATTTGTCCGAGATCACCCTGGCTTATATGAAGCAACATTTCGTGCTCCTGACCTTAGTGATCCCGATATTATGAGAAAAGGCGACCAAATCGTTCAGCTTCTTATAGTGATTCTCAATTACTATCCTTTAGCTGACACCGATCGAATTCATGCCGTAAGAGCTCTACGAAGCCTTGTACACGGATTTGCCATGATCGAAATGAACCGCGGATTTAATCTATCTGTTGATAATGAAGAAACGATTCAATTTATGCTTAAAACCTTTATTAATGGACTGCCAAAACAACTATAA
- a CDS encoding arsenic transporter: MSSLIIASLIFLLTLVLVIWQPKGLSIGWIACAGGALALLAGVVSFHDVAEVTSIVWNATLTLVALIIISLVLDEVGFFEWAALHMARMAKGRGMRLYLFLIVLGAIVSAFFANDGGALILTPIVLAMVRALNYDERVILVFIIGSGFVADTTSLPFTISNLVNIVSADFFGIGFNEYATRMIVPDLFALLGTLIVLYLFSYKVVPKTYNVAELKRPSEAIRDHKMFRLSWWIMGALFAGYLASQALGIPVSIIAGVIAIVLLVASRRSPAISTKAVLKGAPWAIVFFSIGMYVVVYGLQNVGLTHVLTEWLETFASKGLFAATVGMGALAAVLSSVMNNLPTVMINALAISDSHTNGIIREALIYANVIGSDLGPKMTPIGSLATLLWLHVLAKKGVYISWRTYVKVGVVITIPVLLFTLVGLYLWLKILS, from the coding sequence TTGAGTTCTTTAATCATTGCTTCACTTATTTTCCTTTTAACGCTTGTACTCGTCATTTGGCAGCCAAAAGGTCTTTCAATTGGCTGGATTGCTTGTGCAGGAGGAGCATTAGCGCTGCTCGCAGGGGTTGTTTCGTTCCATGACGTAGCGGAAGTAACAAGCATCGTGTGGAATGCGACATTGACGCTTGTGGCGCTCATTATTATTTCGCTCGTATTGGACGAAGTTGGCTTTTTTGAGTGGGCGGCGCTACATATGGCAAGAATGGCAAAGGGAAGAGGAATGCGTCTCTATTTATTTCTCATTGTGCTCGGTGCCATTGTGTCAGCGTTTTTTGCAAACGACGGAGGGGCGCTTATTTTGACGCCAATCGTTCTTGCGATGGTACGCGCACTAAACTACGATGAGCGAGTGATACTTGTCTTTATTATTGGAAGTGGATTTGTGGCAGACACAACTTCTTTGCCTTTTACAATAAGCAACTTAGTGAACATTGTGTCAGCCGATTTCTTTGGTATTGGCTTTAACGAGTATGCAACACGCATGATTGTGCCAGACTTGTTTGCTTTGCTCGGGACGCTCATCGTTCTGTACTTATTTTCCTACAAGGTTGTACCGAAGACGTATAACGTTGCTGAATTAAAACGTCCTTCAGAAGCCATTCGTGATCACAAAATGTTTCGACTATCTTGGTGGATTATGGGCGCGCTTTTTGCAGGATACCTCGCTAGTCAAGCTTTGGGGATTCCTGTTTCGATTATTGCCGGAGTGATTGCGATTGTCTTATTAGTAGCGAGTAGAAGGAGTCCTGCTATTTCCACAAAAGCCGTCTTAAAAGGAGCTCCGTGGGCGATTGTGTTCTTTTCGATCGGTATGTACGTAGTCGTATACGGTCTTCAAAATGTCGGTCTTACACATGTACTTACAGAGTGGTTAGAGACATTTGCATCGAAAGGATTATTTGCGGCGACTGTTGGGATGGGTGCCCTTGCTGCGGTGCTTTCGTCTGTGATGAATAACCTCCCGACGGTAATGATTAATGCGCTAGCTATTTCAGATAGTCACACAAATGGCATCATCCGAGAAGCGCTTATCTACGCAAACGTCATCGGATCAGATCTTGGACCGAAGATGACGCCAATCGGGTCATTAGCGACGCTCTTGTGGCTACATGTATTAGCAAAAAAAGGTGTGTATATTTCTTGGCGCACGTATGTAAAAGTAGGAGTTGTTATTACAATCCCAGTGCTTTTATTTACATTAGTCGGATTATATCTGTGGTTAAAAATTCTTTCATAG
- a CDS encoding YhgE/Pip domain-containing protein, which yields MFRLFLKQKMVWLGLLGIAVAVAIFTFAFMGSTTNPVPKDLPIAMVVEDTGSKTPDNKLINLGKRIEKSLGSTGELPVKWGMEASEEDARQKMDERKYYAAIVLPEDLTANVMSLPTEKANIPEVKILINEGMNYTGATASKQMLEGIIMKMNNQVQQMMYDQIAKQTNVVTINQAKLLTNPIHTQEERINKVGERSGNGNLPTMLTQTLWLTTFISSMILFVAMRKITHTKLRLSSVAAQLVTGVLFVGVISAVMLTIATSVLNANITDVLSMSVFVFFVGYMFFLLQNALLNWIGFAAAPIFLLLFFFSMPILSLPKEFLPSLTNDLLYSWVPFRFSVDGMRSLLFFDGYHIGAPGSVLGLIGVGSLLVMVASVLKPSKLSVKKQVTVDN from the coding sequence ATGTTTAGATTATTCTTAAAGCAGAAGATGGTATGGTTAGGATTACTAGGAATAGCAGTAGCCGTGGCTATTTTCACCTTTGCTTTTATGGGTTCAACGACAAATCCAGTTCCAAAAGACTTACCGATTGCAATGGTAGTAGAGGATACGGGTTCAAAGACACCAGATAATAAACTAATTAACCTCGGAAAAAGGATCGAGAAGAGTTTAGGCAGCACGGGAGAATTGCCTGTGAAGTGGGGAATGGAAGCGAGCGAAGAAGACGCGCGTCAAAAGATGGATGAGAGAAAATATTATGCAGCGATCGTTTTGCCAGAAGATTTGACTGCTAATGTGATGAGCTTACCAACCGAAAAAGCCAATATCCCTGAGGTGAAGATTCTCATTAATGAAGGGATGAATTACACAGGAGCAACGGCGAGCAAGCAGATGCTTGAGGGAATAATCATGAAAATGAACAATCAAGTGCAGCAGATGATGTATGATCAGATCGCCAAACAAACAAACGTCGTCACGATTAACCAAGCCAAACTGTTAACAAATCCGATTCATACTCAAGAGGAAAGAATTAACAAAGTAGGGGAACGTAGTGGAAATGGGAATTTGCCTACGATGCTCACACAAACGCTTTGGCTGACAACGTTCATTAGCAGTATGATTTTATTTGTGGCTATGAGAAAAATTACTCATACAAAACTTAGACTTTCCTCCGTTGCTGCACAGTTAGTTACAGGTGTGCTATTTGTAGGGGTCATTTCGGCGGTCATGCTAACCATTGCCACATCTGTCTTAAACGCAAATATCACTGACGTATTGTCAATGTCTGTGTTTGTCTTTTTTGTTGGGTATATGTTTTTCTTACTGCAAAATGCGCTCTTAAATTGGATTGGATTTGCAGCAGCGCCCATTTTTCTTTTGTTATTCTTCTTTTCAATGCCGATCTTAAGTTTACCGAAAGAATTTTTACCAAGCTTGACGAATGATCTTCTTTATTCATGGGTACCGTTCCGCTTTAGCGTAGATGGAATGAGAAGCTTATTATTTTTCGACGGATATCATATTGGCGCACCTGGATCGGTACTAGGACTAATAGGGGTTGGCTCACTGCTTGTCATGGTTGCCTCCGTATTAAAACCATCGAAATTATCTGTCAAAAAGCAAGTAACGGTTGACAACTAA
- a CDS encoding S-layer homology domain-containing protein: MKKIKRGLAVALAASLLPIGGISSAYAADKPVDLYITQDVVPGSVNTEMYTSIQEFLYSNVINGSIDKNGAVYIYPRNSITRGEFVIMIVNALGLKQKGNAMSFADLKPGSAYYNAATIASSHGIIKGIGGKFAPGQKITRAEIAVMVYRAFQSSVPFKDVTATKGFTDVPAGSYPWAFEAIYKSAANGIVKGSGTLFKPTDNATRGEAIVMMNRALHQEAVTANEQTEAATFLKNHILKGQDLLVKQDFKGLTNLYGREGTGFYRAVINNYSTLVQDIMNEGAKMTYVPDQDFTVKPVYVSGHFAAFSVKDYTYSLTVELNSTTMTAPKDASALYRMKKDSSGNWQVYDIQPYSDDYMNLIYFGYER, encoded by the coding sequence ATGAAAAAAATTAAAAGAGGTCTGGCTGTAGCACTAGCAGCTTCGCTATTACCTATTGGCGGTATTTCTTCTGCCTATGCAGCGGATAAGCCGGTGGACTTGTACATCACACAAGACGTTGTTCCGGGTTCTGTGAACACGGAAATGTACACAAGCATTCAAGAGTTTCTCTATTCAAATGTCATCAACGGCAGCATTGACAAAAACGGAGCGGTTTATATTTATCCTCGAAATTCCATTACGCGCGGTGAATTTGTGATTATGATCGTAAATGCACTTGGCTTGAAGCAAAAGGGAAATGCGATGTCATTCGCTGATTTAAAACCAGGTAGCGCCTATTACAACGCGGCAACGATTGCTAGTAGCCATGGGATTATTAAAGGAATTGGCGGGAAGTTTGCACCAGGGCAAAAGATTACTCGTGCAGAGATTGCGGTGATGGTGTATCGTGCCTTCCAAAGTTCCGTACCGTTTAAAGATGTTACGGCTACAAAAGGCTTTACAGACGTTCCTGCGGGCTCTTACCCATGGGCATTTGAAGCCATTTATAAATCGGCAGCGAATGGTATTGTAAAAGGAAGCGGCACTCTTTTCAAACCGACAGATAATGCGACACGCGGTGAAGCTATTGTGATGATGAATCGTGCCCTCCATCAGGAAGCTGTGACAGCTAATGAACAAACGGAAGCAGCTACCTTCTTAAAAAATCACATTTTAAAAGGACAAGATCTTTTAGTAAAGCAAGATTTTAAAGGCTTAACAAACTTATACGGACGTGAAGGAACAGGCTTTTATCGCGCGGTCATTAACAACTATTCCACTCTCGTACAGGATATTATGAATGAAGGGGCCAAAATGACCTACGTTCCGGATCAAGATTTTACTGTGAAGCCTGTATACGTTTCTGGACACTTTGCTGCGTTTAGCGTAAAAGACTATACGTATTCGTTAACGGTCGAGCTCAATTCGACCACCATGACGGCTCCAAAGGATGCGTCTGCTCTGTACCGCATGAAAAAAGATTCTTCAGGCAACTGGCAAGTCTATGATATTCAACCTTATTCCGATGACTATATGAATCTAATCTATTTTGGATATGAACGATAA
- a CDS encoding Fe-S cluster assembly protein HesB, translated as MEMTQEAKQLVLDVLYEQDVPGIRLYFAGISCEMPNIKLAFDEEQEGDVLIEVNDIQVAIQKEILPYTEELLLDVHQTPYGPGLALVGLKINES; from the coding sequence ATGGAAATGACGCAAGAAGCGAAACAGCTCGTATTAGATGTGCTGTACGAGCAAGATGTACCAGGCATTCGTCTCTATTTCGCTGGAATTAGCTGTGAGATGCCAAATATTAAATTAGCGTTTGATGAGGAGCAGGAAGGGGATGTTCTGATCGAGGTCAATGACATTCAAGTAGCGATCCAAAAGGAGATTCTTCCATATACAGAGGAACTTTTGTTGGACGTTCATCAAACGCCTTACGGTCCTGGCTTAGCACTAGTAGGGCTGAAAATAAACGAATCATAA
- a CDS encoding GNAT family N-acetyltransferase, translating into MSTYYLTGRVTRSLALTDTEVMSTVDLFVSMMEEATGVLKEAASYCPSVSVMKKWLHDHPVEEAGPVHVLIQRKLTRELEKVIDEAIYYMQRYNQIFLNEGHLLKALCKSNHPYWLSFVCDCEIPVERIAMRTIYARNLERSLHDLSFLERSNDIERAAYSEKEEVLSFVRENFSSKWADTVSEAFNQQVMPLFLAKNEKKIVGFAVYDTYEQRSQHFGPMGVLVSERKRGIGERLVKRCLQDMKAKGYESVIFYEAGPIEFYEKVCGAQLLPQ; encoded by the coding sequence ATGAGCACATATTATCTGACAGGCCGTGTTACACGTTCATTAGCCCTTACAGATACAGAAGTAATGAGTACGGTTGATTTGTTTGTGAGCATGATGGAAGAAGCGACAGGCGTGTTAAAAGAAGCCGCCTCTTATTGTCCAAGTGTATCAGTAATGAAGAAATGGTTGCACGATCATCCCGTTGAGGAGGCAGGCCCTGTTCATGTATTGATACAAAGAAAGCTAACAAGAGAGCTCGAAAAGGTTATAGATGAAGCCATTTACTATATGCAACGCTATAACCAGATCTTTTTAAATGAAGGTCACCTATTAAAAGCGTTATGTAAAAGTAATCATCCTTATTGGCTCTCATTTGTGTGCGACTGCGAAATACCAGTTGAGAGAATCGCGATGCGTACGATCTATGCGCGAAATTTAGAACGATCATTACACGATCTATCATTTTTAGAAAGATCAAATGACATTGAGCGTGCCGCGTACAGCGAAAAAGAGGAAGTGCTTTCCTTCGTAAGAGAGAATTTTTCGAGCAAGTGGGCTGACACGGTTTCTGAAGCTTTCAACCAACAAGTCATGCCTTTGTTTCTAGCTAAGAACGAAAAGAAAATCGTTGGCTTTGCCGTCTATGATACATATGAGCAGCGAAGCCAACACTTTGGACCAATGGGGGTACTGGTGTCAGAACGAAAGCGAGGTATTGGAGAGCGCCTTGTGAAGAGATGTCTTCAAGATATGAAAGCAAAAGGATATGAATCGGTGATCTTTTATGAAGCAGGTCCGATTGAATTTTACGAAAAAGTTTGCGGTGCGCAGCTGCTTCCGCAGTAG
- a CDS encoding spore germination protein produces the protein MCNFKIDSITIGDVSGGIINFGPVHTISPISNSVETSGSGSQNTSPASTMASLGGSSGSSSGGPSGSSGSMAPQASPPMGPLSIGLPPHVMKQSKKRS, from the coding sequence ATGTGTAATTTTAAAATTGATTCAATTACCATTGGTGACGTAAGCGGAGGCATTATTAATTTCGGACCCGTTCACACGATTTCCCCTATCTCAAACAGTGTTGAAACATCAGGATCTGGTAGCCAAAACACTTCTCCAGCAAGCACGATGGCATCTCTCGGAGGAAGCTCAGGCTCTTCTAGTGGTGGGCCTAGCGGAAGTTCCGGCAGTATGGCGCCACAAGCTTCACCACCAATGGGGCCTCTTTCAATCGGCCTGCCCCCACATGTTATGAAACAGTCTAAAAAAAGATCCTAA
- the brnQ gene encoding branched-chain amino acid transport system II carrier protein, with protein sequence MSNKAPFSFVLVIGLMLFALFFGAGNLIFPPMLGQSAGTNFWEANLGFLVTGVGLPLMTVLAFGFSGKTDLLELVKRVHPVFGLIFSIILYLTLGPLFALPRSGTVSFEIGVTPFLPEDHGPLPLAIFTILFFSLTCVLALNPTKIVDVIGKVLTPLKLTFIGLLVLIAVIKPISPIQAPVKAYESHVFFKGFQNGYLTMDTLAAFVFGIIIINAMKEKGITSKKQIMITCAKATIIAAVILAALYTALAYMGASSVGELGYFENGGRILSSVSQYYFGFYGQILLGLMITVACLTTSVGLMTSCSSFFNKLYPKLSYKSFVVILSVLSIAISNVGLTNLIKFSGPVLEIIYPVAIVLAILTFLHPVFFGKSEVYQVSLFFTLVVSVCGGLSVKSIDDVLSPILPLYSDGLGWVLPALVGMLIGGVIGFLRNAGGSSVPHK encoded by the coding sequence ATGTCCAATAAAGCACCGTTTTCGTTTGTTTTAGTCATTGGATTAATGTTATTTGCTTTGTTTTTCGGCGCGGGGAATTTGATTTTTCCTCCTATGCTTGGGCAGTCGGCAGGAACTAATTTTTGGGAAGCAAACCTTGGTTTTCTCGTTACGGGGGTCGGACTTCCGCTTATGACGGTTCTTGCGTTTGGTTTCTCAGGAAAAACGGATTTATTAGAACTTGTAAAACGAGTTCATCCCGTGTTTGGGCTAATTTTTTCGATTATTCTTTATTTAACGCTTGGCCCACTCTTTGCACTCCCGAGATCGGGAACCGTTTCATTTGAAATTGGGGTGACGCCGTTTTTACCAGAGGATCATGGCCCGCTTCCATTGGCTATTTTCACGATCTTGTTTTTTAGCTTAACGTGCGTTTTAGCACTGAATCCAACAAAGATTGTCGATGTGATTGGGAAAGTATTAACGCCGCTAAAGCTAACGTTCATCGGTCTTTTAGTCCTCATTGCGGTGATCAAACCGATCAGTCCGATACAGGCACCGGTCAAAGCGTATGAGTCCCATGTCTTTTTTAAAGGCTTTCAAAACGGGTACTTGACGATGGACACGCTCGCTGCGTTTGTTTTTGGCATTATCATTATTAATGCGATGAAGGAAAAAGGCATTACAAGTAAAAAGCAAATCATGATTACGTGTGCCAAAGCAACAATTATTGCGGCTGTTATCTTAGCAGCGCTCTACACCGCACTTGCCTACATGGGCGCATCAAGCGTAGGGGAGTTAGGCTATTTCGAAAACGGTGGTCGCATTTTGTCTAGCGTGTCACAGTATTATTTTGGTTTTTACGGACAAATTCTCTTAGGATTAATGATTACCGTGGCGTGTTTGACGACAAGTGTCGGTCTTATGACATCCTGTTCTTCCTTTTTCAATAAGCTGTATCCGAAGCTTTCGTACAAGTCATTCGTAGTGATTTTATCGGTTCTAAGCATCGCGATTTCAAATGTGGGGTTAACGAATTTAATCAAGTTCTCTGGACCTGTGCTTGAGATCATCTATCCAGTGGCGATCGTTTTAGCGATCTTAACATTCCTACACCCTGTGTTTTTTGGAAAGAGTGAGGTGTACCAGGTAAGTTTATTCTTTACACTTGTTGTAAGCGTATGTGGAGGGCTTTCAGTTAAAAGCATTGACGATGTGCTATCTCCGATTCTACCGCTTTATAGCGATGGACTTGGATGGGTATTACCAGCATTAGTGGGAATGTTGATTGGAGGAGTTATTGGCTTTTTACGAAATGCGGGTGGATCGTCTGTTCCGCATAAATAA
- the amyS gene encoding alpha-amylase, producing MKKKWKKRSRFAAITMFSTMLLVPSLAQPKEAKAAATNGTMMQYFEWYVPNDGQQWNRLRTDAPYLSSVGITAVWTPPAYKGTSQADVGYGPYDLYDLGEFNQKGTVRTKYGTKAELKSAVNTLHSNGIQVYGDVVMNHKAGADYTENVTAVEVNPSNRNQETSGEYNIQAWTGFNFPGRGTTYSNFKWQWFHFDGTDWDQSRSLSRIFKFRGTGKAWDWEVSSENGNYDYLMYADIDYDHPDVVNEMKKWGVWYANEVGLDGYRLDAVKHIKFSFLKDWVDNARAATGKEMFTVGEYWQNDLGALNNYLAKVNYNQSLFDAPLHYNFYAASTGGGYYDMRNILNNTLVASNPTKAVTLVENHDTQPGQSLESTVQPWFKPLAYAFILTRSGGYPSVFYGDMYGTKGTTTREIPALKSKIEPLLKARKDYAYGTQRDYIDNPDVIGWTREGDSTKAKSGLATVITDGPGGSKRMYVGTSNAGEIWYDLTGNRTDKITIGSDGYATFPVNGGSVSVWVQQ from the coding sequence ATGAAAAAGAAGTGGAAGAAGAGAAGTCGCTTTGCGGCCATTACAATGTTTTCAACCATGCTATTAGTGCCATCGCTTGCACAGCCAAAAGAGGCGAAAGCGGCTGCAACAAATGGAACGATGATGCAATATTTTGAATGGTATGTTCCAAATGACGGCCAGCAATGGAACCGATTGCGCACCGATGCTCCGTATTTATCAAGCGTTGGCATAACAGCGGTTTGGACGCCGCCTGCATACAAGGGAACAAGTCAAGCGGATGTTGGATACGGACCGTACGATTTGTACGATCTAGGGGAATTTAATCAAAAAGGCACCGTGCGTACAAAGTACGGAACGAAAGCCGAGTTAAAATCCGCTGTTAATACGCTTCATTCAAACGGTATACAGGTTTATGGAGACGTGGTTATGAACCACAAAGCGGGGGCAGACTACACGGAAAACGTAACGGCGGTTGAAGTAAATCCGAGCAATCGAAATCAAGAAACGTCTGGAGAATATAATATTCAAGCTTGGACGGGTTTTAACTTCCCGGGACGAGGAACGACCTATAGTAATTTTAAATGGCAGTGGTTTCACTTCGATGGAACGGACTGGGATCAATCGAGAAGCTTGAGCCGCATCTTTAAGTTTAGGGGAACCGGCAAAGCATGGGATTGGGAGGTATCATCAGAGAACGGAAATTACGATTATTTAATGTATGCAGATATTGATTACGATCATCCTGACGTTGTAAACGAGATGAAAAAATGGGGCGTATGGTATGCAAATGAAGTGGGATTAGATGGATACCGCCTAGATGCGGTGAAACATATTAAGTTTTCGTTCTTAAAAGACTGGGTGGATAATGCGCGTGCAGCCACTGGAAAAGAAATGTTTACGGTAGGAGAGTACTGGCAGAATGATCTAGGTGCACTCAACAACTATCTAGCAAAGGTTAATTACAATCAGTCGCTATTTGATGCACCGCTTCACTACAATTTTTATGCGGCATCAACGGGTGGCGGGTATTATGACATGCGAAATATCTTAAACAATACGCTAGTCGCTTCTAACCCAACAAAAGCGGTGACGCTCGTTGAGAATCATGACACACAGCCGGGCCAATCACTAGAATCAACGGTTCAGCCTTGGTTTAAGCCGTTAGCCTATGCGTTTATTTTAACGAGATCTGGCGGGTATCCATCCGTATTCTATGGCGATATGTACGGAACAAAAGGTACGACAACACGCGAAATTCCAGCATTGAAGTCGAAAATTGAACCATTGCTGAAAGCGAGAAAAGACTATGCTTATGGTACGCAGCGTGATTACATCGATAATCCAGATGTGATTGGATGGACTCGAGAAGGAGATAGTACAAAAGCAAAATCTGGACTTGCGACGGTCATTACCGATGGTCCTGGCGGATCGAAGCGAATGTATGTGGGAACGTCTAATGCGGGAGAAATCTGGTATGATCTCACAGGAAATCGAACAGATAAAATTACGATTGGATCAGATGGTTATGCAACGTTTCCTGTAAACGGTGGTTCTGTTTCTGTATGGGTTCAGCAGTAA